A window of Salvia splendens isolate huo1 chromosome 8, SspV2, whole genome shotgun sequence genomic DNA:
AGATAGAAGATGCACAGAAGATAAGGAAAACGGTTATAGACTGTTTTGAGAAGGCAAGCTTACCGAACATAAGTGAAGAGGAGAGGAAGCGGATTCTGCATTTTGTGGTGGTCGGAGGAGGCCCAACGGGAGTGGAGTTTGCTGCTGAGCTTCACGACTTTGTCACTGAGGATTTGGCAAAGCTATACCCGGATCTCAAGAACTACGTTACAATCACTCTTCTCGAGGCTGGAGACCACATTCTGAACATGTGAGGAGGCTTCAAATTCAAACAAGTACTATAAACTTATGCAATGATTTGTGTTCTTAAAATGATTTTTTCTTGATTGCTTGTAGGTTTGACAAAAGGATTACACAATTTGCTGAAGATAAATTCAGGAGAGATGGACTTGACTTGAAAGTTGGCTCGATGGTTACAAAGGTGACGGACAAAGAGATATGCACCAAAGAGAGAGCTACAGGGAAAAATGTGTCTATACCATATGGGATGGTTGTCTGGTCGACTGGTATTGGAACTAGGCCTGTTGTGATGGATTTCATGAAGCAGATTGGACAGGTTCGTCGTGCTCTATGTCATCAAGTTATATCTGCAGCAGAAGGAATTCATGCAGCTTtcatttaatactccctccgtcccgcactactcgcacttatttcctttttgggcgtcccaagttacttgcactctttccatttttagtaaaaaatttcacctacagccgtcatttttgactttcctatacactcattccttaatctccgagccgaaaaggaaatgagcgagtagcccgggacggagggagtattaattaccAACTAATGTCTCTTGAAAACAGACCAACAGGAGAGTGTTAGCAACTGATGAATGGCTAAGGGTGGAAGGATGTGAAGACATCTATGCTCTAGGTGATTGTGCCACTATTGATCAACGCAAAGTCATGGTATGTCATTTTTCCAACAATTCAGCAATCTATGAATCTTTACTGCGATCTGATGTAATAAATGGGTTGGCAAATTACCAGGAAGACATTGCAGCCATCTTCAGCAAGGCTGACAAGAAAAACACAGGTAAACTCAAGGCTGACGACTTCAACGAGGTGATCAACGACATAACTGAAAGGTATCCCCAAGTGGTAATCCATTTGAAGAAGCAGCAGGTTAAGAACTTCCTTCAACTTCTCAAGAATGCTCAAGGTGAAGATGAATTGGACATCGAAAAATTCAAGCTAGCACTCTCTGCAGTGGATGCGCAGATGAAAAATCTTCCTGCAACAGCACAGGTTAAAAGAGATGGACTAATTTTGCGTATAAATGGTGTCCATCTCTTGTAAAGAACTTGACAAATAAAAGGTTTCCTTATTGTAGGTCGCTGCTCAACAAGGTTCTTATCTTGCTGATTGTTTCAACCGGATGGATGATTGCGAGAAGAATCCTGAAGGCCCGTTGAGGTTCCGGGGATCAGGAAGGCATCGCTTCAAGGCATTCAGGTAGATCTAGGAACATAGGTTCATATTTAGTGCCAAC
This region includes:
- the LOC121745301 gene encoding external alternative NAD(P)H-ubiquinone oxidoreductase B4, mitochondrial-like — translated: MSGYRFYQKASEAYYSRRNLYNLLVITSVSGGGLLAFANNNPARTAYADAAGGAHIRRKKVVVLGTGWAGTSFLKSLKDPSLDVEIVSPRNYFAFTPLLPSVTNGTVEARSIVEPIRNIVRKKKFDVQFREAECYKIDTKNKKVHCKSTQQNNVGGSEEFTVDYDYLVIAMGARSNTFNTPGVVEHTHFLKEIEDAQKIRKTVIDCFEKASLPNISEEERKRILHFVVVGGGPTGVEFAAELHDFVTEDLAKLYPDLKNYVTITLLEAGDHILNMFDKRITQFAEDKFRRDGLDLKVGSMVTKVTDKEICTKERATGKNVSIPYGMVVWSTGIGTRPVVMDFMKQIGQTNRRVLATDEWLRVEGCEDIYALGDCATIDQRKVMEDIAAIFSKADKKNTGKLKADDFNEVINDITERYPQVVIHLKKQQVKNFLQLLKNAQGEDELDIEKFKLALSAVDAQMKNLPATAQVAAQQGSYLADCFNRMDDCEKNPEGPLRFRGSGRHRFKAFRYKHLGQFAPLGGEQTAAQLPGDWVSIGHSTQWLWYSVYASKLVSWRTRALVITDWARRFIFGRDSSKI